The segment TGCCGCTGAGCAGTCGCTGATCGTGGTCGAGGGTGATAAAGCCTCAATGGAAGTGCCTGCACCCTTTGCCGGTACCGTCAAAGAGATCAAAATCAGCACCGGCGACCGGGTGAAAACCGGTTCGCCGCTGATGGTGTTTGAGGTGGAAGGCGCTGCACCGGCAGCGGCACCTGCGGCGAAGAAAGAGGACGCAGCACCGGCAGCCGCTAAGCAGGAAGCACCGGCGGCTCCTGCCCCGGCGAAGAGTGAAGCGAAAGGTGAATTTACCGAAAACGACGCTTACGTTCATGCGACCCCGGTTATCCGTCGCCTGGCGCGCGAGTTCGGCGTTAACCTGGCGAAGGTGAAAGGCTCGGGCCGCAAAGGCCGCATCCTGAAAGAAGACGTTCAGGCGTACGTGAAGGACGCGGTAAAACGCGCCGAGTCTGCCCCAGCCGCTGCGGCTTCTGGCGGCCTGCCGGGCATGCTGCCGTGGCCGAAAGTGGACTTCAGCAAGTTCGGTGAGATTGAAGAAGTCGAGCTGGGCCGTATCCAGAAAATCTCCGGTGCTAACCTGAGCCGTAACTGGGTGGTTATTCCACACGTTACGCAGCATGACAAGGCGGATATCACCGAGGTTGAAGCCTTCCGTAAGCAGCAGAATGACGAAGCGGCGAAGAAGAAGCTGGATCTGAAGATCACGCCGCTGGTGTTTATCATGAAGGCAGCGGCGAAAGCGCTGGAGGAGTTCCCTCGCTTCAACAGCTCGCTGTCTGAAGATGCCCAGAAGCTGACGCTGAAAAAATACATCAACATCGGCGTGGCGGTTGATACGCCAAATGGTCTGGTTGTGCCGGTCTTCAAAGATGTTAACAAAAAAGGCATTGTCGAGCTGTCTCGCGAACTTTCTGTTATCTCTAAAAAGGCCCGCGACGGCAAGCTGACTGCATCCGATATGCAGGGTGGCTGCTTCACCATCTCCAGCCTGGGCGGTATTGGCGGCACGGCATTTACGCCGATTGTTAACGCGCCGGAAGTGGCAATCCTCGGGGTGTCTAAATCCGCAATGGAGCCGGTCTGGAATGGGAAGGAGTTCATTCCCCGCCTGATGCTGCCGCTGTCGCTCTCCTTCGACCATCGGGTGATTGATGGTGCGGCGGGCGCACGGTTCGCTGCCTATATCGCCACCATCATGGCGGATATCCGCCGTCTGGTGATGTAAGGAATTAAGGCCGGCTTTTGCCGGCCTTCTCATAGCCGACTTTCGATGCCATAAGTCGACAAGGTCGTTGAAGACGTATCGGGCAGGTTGTTTGCACTCTGTTAACAATTCTGTAAACTCTTGCCCTGAATACGAACCGGCGGATGAACATCCCTCAGTTAACTAAGAGGTCATGATGAGTACAGAAATTAAAACTCAGGTCGTGGTACTTGGGGCAGGCCCTGCGGGTTACTCCGCAGCCTTCCGTTGCGCTGATTTAGGTCTGGAGACCGTCATCGTTGAACGTTTCAGCACCCTCGGCGGCGTTTGCCTGAACGTAGGGTGTATTCCCTCCAAGGCGCTGCTGCACGTTGCTAAAGTGATTGAAGAAGCGAAGGCGCTGGAAGAGCACGGCATTGTGTTCGGCAAGCCGCAGACGGATATCAACAAGATCCGCAGCTGGAAAGAGAAAGTGATTACCCAGCTGACCGGTGGTCTGTCGGGTATGGCGAAGGGCCGTAAAGTGAAGGTGGTTACCGG is part of the Erwinia sp. HDF1-3R genome and harbors:
- the aceF gene encoding pyruvate dehydrogenase complex dihydrolipoyllysine-residue acetyltransferase, which encodes MAIEIKVPDIGADEVEVTEILVKVGDKVEVEQSLIVVEGDKASMEVPSPQAGVVKEIKVATGDTVATGKLIMIFDAAEGAADAAPAQAEEKKEEAKPAAAAESKAESKEVNVPDIGSDEVEVTEILVKVGDSVEAEQSLIVVEGDKASMEVPAPFAGKVKEIKISTGDKISTGSLIMVFETAGSAAAPAEAKPEVKEEAAAAPAAASGSKDVAVPDIGGDDVEVTEILVKVGDNVAAEQSLIVVEGDKASMEVPAPFAGTVKEIKISTGDRVKTGSPLMVFEVEGAAPAAAPAAKKEDAAPAAAKQEAPAAPAPAKSEAKGEFTENDAYVHATPVIRRLAREFGVNLAKVKGSGRKGRILKEDVQAYVKDAVKRAESAPAAAASGGLPGMLPWPKVDFSKFGEIEEVELGRIQKISGANLSRNWVVIPHVTQHDKADITEVEAFRKQQNDEAAKKKLDLKITPLVFIMKAAAKALEEFPRFNSSLSEDAQKLTLKKYINIGVAVDTPNGLVVPVFKDVNKKGIVELSRELSVISKKARDGKLTASDMQGGCFTISSLGGIGGTAFTPIVNAPEVAILGVSKSAMEPVWNGKEFIPRLMLPLSLSFDHRVIDGAAGARFAAYIATIMADIRRLVM